CTCTGGTgtttcctctgtgctgggttattgtaatacaggtggagcagtttctggtgtctcctctgtgccaagtTACGGAAGACACTCCGAcatcttgtctgtgccgggttacccTTCTGGGCTCTCTGCAGCTCCAGGTCGCCCCCGCATCGGACAATCAGCTTCCCGCACGTTAGACATTGTGGTAAAGAACCCTGTGATAGTGATAAGTGCCGGAAATACAGGGAACGAGCTCCCGCAAACACATTTATCTTTTCCGATCACAGCGATGTGCAGATCGGCAGGACTATGGCAGAGATCCCGGGGCCTCCTCCCGGCTCCTTCCCAGCATCTCTGCCAGTGAAGGCTAGAAATGAGTAGGGGGAATGTCAGGGAGGGGGAAGTCACGTAGAGTGCCCGCTCGCCCGGCCGCTTCTAGTCGTTAAAGGTCTCTTATCCCGGGCAGGGAAGCACAAGGGGAGAGCGGAGCTTTACTCCTGTCAGATGAGGAAAGGGAGGACATGTGATCAGTGTCAGCCAATAGACGCTCAGGACAATCGCAGCCAATCACCGAGCAGCCGCTGTACATATAAGAGGCCCCAGCTCCGTCCTCAGTGTTTCCCTCGCAGGATTATTGCTTTAGTGTAGTCCCGTGTTATACGATGGCAGAGACCGCGCCAGCCGCCGCTGTCCCTCCCACCGAGCCTGCCGCCAAATCCAAAAAGCAGCCGAAAAAAACTGCAGCAGGGGGCgccaagaaaaacaaaaaaccctcctGTCCCAGCGTGTCCGATCTCATCGTGAAAGCCGTGTCCGCCTCCAAAGAGCGCAGTGGGGTGTCTCTGGCCGCCCTGAAGAAGGCTCTGGCTGCTGGAGGATACGATGTAGACAAGAACAGCCGCCTGAAGATGGCGCTCAAGACTCTGGTGACCAAGGAAACCCTGCTCCAGGTGAAAGGCAGCGGCGCCTCCGGCTCCTTCAAGCTGAACAAGAAGCAGCTGGAGACTAAGGACAAGGCGGTCAAGAAGAAGCCGGCGGCTGCTGGCAAATCCCCGAAGAAGACTCCGGCCAAGAGCCTGACAAAGGCCAAGAGGCCTGCCGCTGCCAAGAAGGTGGCGAAGAGCCCCAAGAAGCCAAAACCTGCCCCTAAGAAAATAACAAAGAGCCCAGCAAAGAAGGCGGCCAAGcccaaagctgccaagagtccggctaagaaagcgcccaaagctgccaagagtccggctaagaaagctgccaagagttCGGCAAAGAAAGCGcccaaagctgccaagagtccggctaggAAAGCGTCTAAATCCAGGAAGACCGTGGCGAAGAAATAACCGAGAGCCGCCCGTTTCTTGTaccacaaaggctcttttcagaGCCACCACCTTCTCCCCGGCAGAGCTGTATGATCACTGGCCGCTATTTCCTCCGGTGCAGACAGCAGCGCGATCCTGAGCTAAAGGAGGCGCTATCATCGCGTGTGCACGGAggagcttcatgtccctgttactCTATGACAAGGGTCATTGCGCTGGACGCCATAGCTGCTGTATCCGGACCTCCACAGTGTCCGTCCCGTCACTATGGTGTAACATCCAGGCAGAGTTTATCAGGTCACAGCCCACCAGGTGTAATGTGTGAATAAGGACCGGGGCAGCAATAGACTTGTAGCTTACAGCACAGGATCCACGTGAAGGAGGACGATGGTTTACACCCTCTCCGGTGTAAATAGAGCACAATGTCCCCTGCTCCTCATTGCACGTGGTGGATGGTGACCCTTATATGCTGCCTCTGGATGCGGGGCACAGTGTCCTGTGTAAGGATGGGGTGGGGGATTGTCCCTTTGTGTGATCTATAAAACCACTGTAGCGGCGGATGATGGGGAAGTAGTCTCTTATATAACGCTGTGTACGTGATCTGCGGACATGGAAATACAGTGAGCTGTTACTGATAACTATTTCGTAGAGAGCTGGAGAAATGATCTCATTAACGCCCCCTGCTGTAAAAGCTGCGTATGGACGTCATGTAAACCGGTGTCCGCCTCTTCGGAACGGTGATTGGTCGCGAATATCACATTTACTTTGTAGGTCGCATATTTTTTTTACGAAGAAGCCAATAGAATGTAGGGGTGTGCCTTTCATGGACCAATGAGGACACGCTCAAGTGTATAAATactctgctctgtcctctcctcgTATCAGTCTACGAGTGTGCACGTAGTTGTAGAGTTATGGCCAGAACAAAGCAGACTGCGCGTAAATCCACCGGCGGGAAAGCGCCCCGCAAGCAGCTGGCTACTAAAGCTGCACGGAAGAGCGCTCCCGCTACCGGCGGAGTAAAG
The nucleotide sequence above comes from Rhinoderma darwinii isolate aRhiDar2 chromosome 11, aRhiDar2.hap1, whole genome shotgun sequence. Encoded proteins:
- the LOC142662988 gene encoding histone H1.11R-like; translation: MAETAPAAAVPPTEPAAKSKKQPKKTAAGGAKKNKKPSCPSVSDLIVKAVSASKERSGVSLAALKKALAAGGYDVDKNSRLKMALKTLVTKETLLQVKGSGASGSFKLNKKQLETKDKAVKKKPAAAGKSPKKTPAKSLTKAKRPAAAKKVAKSPKKPKPAPKKITKSPAKKAAKPKAAKSPAKKAPKAAKSPAKKAAKSSAKKAPKAAKSPARKASKSRKTVAKK